From Elusimicrobiota bacterium, one genomic window encodes:
- a CDS encoding tyrosine recombinase: MMRQLFVGQKVTMNSDNLLKEFIRHLQVERGLSPATWNTYQYHLRGYLRFLDARYREAGSSTREDILAYLENQKAAGLKDTSLFGLAIAIRQFHRFLRSESHAATDPTAGMRLPKFKQRLPEPLSVVEIEKLLSNPGVKFNAIRNHAMLETMYATGVRVSELIGLKIDQVNLEEGWLRVLGKGGRERCVPFGNKAKDALLRYLEARTKRFSLPQDTLFLNSRGQGLTRGGFWWQLKRMARRSGIPGRVTPHVVRHSAATAMLEGGASIRVIQEMLGHSNLSTTIQRYAHVSPEFLRRACEKAHPRF, translated from the coding sequence TTGATGCGGCAGCTCTTCGTTGGGCAAAAGGTAACCATGAACTCGGATAATTTGCTTAAAGAATTTATTCGCCATCTCCAGGTGGAGAGGGGATTATCCCCGGCCACCTGGAACACATATCAATATCACCTCCGCGGCTACCTACGGTTCCTGGATGCTAGATACCGAGAGGCTGGGTCATCGACACGCGAGGACATTCTGGCTTACCTTGAGAATCAAAAGGCCGCCGGGCTAAAAGATACCAGTCTCTTTGGCCTGGCCATAGCCATCCGGCAGTTTCACCGTTTTTTACGTTCCGAAAGCCACGCCGCTACAGACCCCACCGCTGGTATGCGACTGCCCAAATTCAAACAGCGCCTGCCGGAGCCCCTAAGCGTTGTGGAAATCGAAAAATTATTGAGCAATCCCGGCGTCAAGTTTAATGCGATCCGAAACCATGCCATGCTGGAAACGATGTATGCCACCGGGGTAAGGGTATCGGAGCTGATTGGCCTAAAGATTGACCAGGTCAATCTCGAAGAAGGCTGGCTCCGCGTATTGGGCAAAGGGGGTCGTGAGCGCTGCGTACCCTTTGGGAATAAGGCCAAGGACGCCCTCCTTCGCTACCTGGAGGCGCGAACGAAGCGGTTTTCCCTACCCCAGGATACCCTGTTTCTTAATTCGAGGGGCCAGGGGCTAACCCGTGGTGGTTTTTGGTGGCAATTGAAAAGAATGGCGCGCCGGAGTGGCATCCCCGGGCGAGTAACGCCGCACGTCGTTCGGCACAGCGCCGCGACGGCAATGCTTGAGGGTGGGGCCTCGATCCGGGTAATCCAAGAGATGTTGGGCCACTCGAATCTCTCCACAACGATACAACGGTACGCGCATGTCTCGCCGGAGTTTCTTCGCCGCGCCTGCGAGAAGGCGCATCCAAGATTCTAA
- a CDS encoding recombinase family protein gives MENWRKYLDPEDMTPAERMKCVIELLATAAMRMALDEGKEEIKSPTSTPSSQPGVTHAPIAKGRVPFGQEIDGMGRIFNETELRWIRRIQELATQGWSSEKIAKQLNLEDHESKRAGKWSRTAVWRILKKFKENGVTK, from the coding sequence ATGGAAAACTGGAGAAAATATCTTGATCCTGAAGACATGACGCCTGCGGAGCGTATGAAATGCGTCATTGAATTGTTGGCAACCGCGGCCATGAGGATGGCATTGGATGAAGGAAAAGAGGAAATAAAATCGCCCACCTCAACCCCTTCCTCTCAACCTGGGGTTACTCATGCGCCAATTGCGAAAGGGCGCGTTCCCTTTGGGCAAGAAATAGACGGGATGGGGCGAATCTTCAATGAGACTGAGTTGCGTTGGATTCGTCGAATCCAGGAACTGGCCACCCAAGGTTGGTCGTCTGAAAAAATTGCCAAACAGTTGAATCTTGAGGATCATGAAAGTAAACGCGCGGGCAAATGGTCCAGAACGGCGGTTTGGCGGATTTTGAAAAAATTCAAAGAAAATGGCGTTACGAAATGA
- a CDS encoding YHS domain-containing protein, with the protein MMSGIGAIAMVAAMAIGLLIGRIKWIGGKSSHRPKEIKVSCPVCRTEVKASSSTAQATFQGKTFYFASEEHEMLFLKNPQMYKTEKP; encoded by the coding sequence ATGATGAGTGGCATTGGCGCGATTGCAATGGTGGCGGCGATGGCTATCGGTCTTCTGATCGGAAGAATTAAGTGGATCGGTGGCAAGAGCTCCCATCGGCCCAAAGAAATTAAGGTTTCTTGTCCCGTATGCCGGACAGAAGTTAAGGCAAGTTCTTCCACTGCTCAGGCTACCTTTCAGGGAAAGACATTTTATTTTGCGAGTGAAGAACACGAAATGCTATTTCTTAAGAATCCTCAAATGTATAAGACAGAGAAACCATGA
- a CDS encoding YHS domain-containing protein: protein MHGAGHGGHGDHQEVETFACPVCKMDLKVSDSTPRATYQGKLYYFDSEDHLKEFFQDPQKYLQEGKDSSDHKNHGEH from the coding sequence ATGCATGGCGCGGGGCACGGCGGACATGGCGATCATCAAGAGGTTGAAACATTCGCTTGCCCTGTCTGCAAAATGGACTTAAAGGTTTCAGATTCAACCCCTCGCGCCACCTATCAGGGCAAACTCTACTATTTCGATAGTGAGGACCATCTTAAAGAATTTTTCCAAGACCCTCAGAAATACCTTCAAGAGGGCAAAGATTCCTCTGACCACAAAAACCACGGGGAACACTAA
- a CDS encoding twin-arginine translocase TatA/TatE family subunit translates to MIVLPNLGFAEVFLITAVALLFFGPERIPEAAKGLGRAFKSFKEGLRETTQEIEKTTQDTEK, encoded by the coding sequence ATTATAGTGTTACCAAACCTAGGGTTTGCGGAGGTTTTCTTGATTACTGCCGTGGCCCTTCTTTTTTTTGGGCCAGAGCGCATCCCAGAGGCAGCTAAAGGCCTGGGCCGCGCTTTTAAGTCTTTCAAAGAAGGGCTAAGGGAAACAACTCAGGAGATTGAGAAAACGACCCAAGATACGGAAAAGTAG
- a CDS encoding sigma-54-dependent Fis family transcriptional regulator, with translation MSRILIVDDEPDMLSTCEAILSGNGVSVVLENQALGALEKFKKENFDLVVADIKMPKLSGIELLRAIKETNPDLPVILMTAYPEVESAVGALRLGALDYLIKPFHPEDLKRKIQRALEEQKLKGENHLLTRHVEMRYKPAEIIGQSAAIGKILEMADKVAKTNASILILGESGTGKELIARRLHFQSGRRGHFVPVDCGAIPENLLENELFGHERGAYTDAARAAPGLLEFADGGTFFMDEVCELPVNLQAKLLRALQEKQTRRVGGNQLRGVDIRVIAATNRDIAKEVREGRFREDLYWRLNVVAIIAPPLRERREDIPLLIQHFLPQFSREAGKNVLHVEEEALEILCHYRWPGNIRELQNILRKTAVFCEGDAIKAGDLPEFLVGTDLDSSADGEGFSMLKKRTLHAFETDFFESLLEKYSGNAKVAAEAANLPLSNFYWYLKKHHIDPQSFQN, from the coding sequence ATGAGCAGGATTCTTATCGTGGACGACGAGCCGGATATGCTCTCTACCTGCGAGGCCATACTTTCAGGAAACGGGGTTTCCGTTGTTTTAGAAAACCAGGCCTTGGGAGCGCTTGAGAAATTCAAAAAAGAAAACTTTGACTTGGTTGTGGCGGATATCAAAATGCCCAAGCTAAGCGGCATAGAGCTGCTAAGAGCTATCAAGGAAACCAATCCTGATTTGCCGGTCATTCTTATGACGGCGTACCCAGAGGTGGAATCCGCTGTTGGGGCCTTGCGCTTGGGAGCTTTAGATTATCTGATCAAGCCTTTTCATCCGGAGGATTTGAAGCGTAAAATTCAACGGGCATTGGAGGAGCAGAAACTTAAAGGGGAAAATCATCTCCTAACCCGCCATGTGGAGATGCGTTACAAGCCCGCTGAAATCATTGGCCAGAGCGCGGCCATTGGGAAAATTTTGGAGATGGCGGACAAGGTGGCTAAAACCAATGCCTCGATTCTTATTTTAGGGGAATCCGGAACAGGCAAGGAACTCATCGCCAGGAGGCTCCATTTTCAATCAGGCAGGAGGGGGCATTTTGTCCCTGTGGATTGCGGAGCGATTCCCGAAAACCTTTTGGAAAACGAGCTCTTTGGGCATGAGAGAGGAGCCTATACGGATGCCGCAAGGGCGGCCCCAGGGCTTCTGGAGTTTGCCGATGGCGGCACTTTTTTCATGGATGAGGTCTGCGAGCTTCCCGTCAACCTTCAGGCTAAACTGTTGAGAGCCCTTCAGGAAAAACAGACTCGAAGAGTAGGTGGTAATCAGCTTCGCGGCGTTGATATTCGCGTGATAGCGGCAACTAACAGAGATATCGCTAAAGAGGTGCGAGAAGGCAGGTTCCGTGAGGATCTTTACTGGCGCCTCAATGTCGTTGCCATCATCGCTCCGCCTTTAAGAGAACGGCGCGAGGACATTCCCCTTTTAATCCAACACTTTCTCCCGCAGTTCTCCAGGGAGGCGGGCAAGAATGTTTTGCATGTCGAGGAGGAAGCCCTGGAAATCCTTTGTCATTATCGTTGGCCGGGAAATATCCGGGAACTCCAAAATATTCTTAGAAAAACCGCAGTCTTTTGCGAGGGAGATGCCATCAAAGCCGGCGATCTTCCCGAATTTTTAGTGGGAACCGATCTTGATTCGTCCGCCGATGGAGAAGGCTTTTCCATGTTGAAAAAGAGAACCCTTCACGCTTTTGAAACGGACTTTTTTGAATCTCTCCTTGAAAAATATTCAGGCAACGCGAAAGTCGCGGCCGAGGCGGCCAATCTCCCCTTAAGCAATTTTTATTGGTACCTTAAAAAACACCACATCGATCCGCAATCTTTTCAGAACTGA
- a CDS encoding response regulator — MENFFKKVGMPSTLVVFLQRETPFIFSKADGHIVAYFSEMTSVPKSRILVASADKKIHQQIVEALEESADVLYADTSEEAQIKILEEYPDVLIYDINSRETMSLACLGVIRKMRPRIPAIVVVSETQQKQAGECLEMGIFYLLTKPISITEMRTIVESALKKQKKDFST; from the coding sequence TTGGAAAATTTTTTCAAGAAAGTTGGAATGCCATCGACCCTTGTGGTTTTTCTCCAGAGGGAAACTCCTTTTATTTTTTCAAAAGCAGATGGCCATATTGTTGCCTATTTCAGTGAGATGACATCTGTGCCCAAGAGTCGGATTTTGGTGGCCTCAGCGGATAAAAAAATTCATCAACAGATTGTAGAGGCTTTAGAGGAATCGGCAGATGTCCTATATGCTGACACGAGCGAAGAGGCGCAGATCAAGATTCTTGAAGAGTATCCCGATGTCCTCATCTATGACATCAATTCAAGAGAAACCATGAGTTTAGCTTGCTTGGGCGTAATTCGCAAAATGAGGCCCCGTATACCCGCGATTGTGGTGGTCTCGGAAACTCAGCAAAAACAAGCGGGAGAATGTTTGGAGATGGGCATTTTTTATCTTTTGACAAAACCCATTTCGATCACCGAGATGAGGACAATTGTGGAGAGCGCGCTTAAAAAACAAAAAAAGGATTTCTCTACTTAA
- a CDS encoding cytochrome c: MRDKGARNLVFLVVFIGANLFSFYGFLAYRARLWSPLWAIQPTEKEFTSVPGLAADGEDSPTARGRRLYREFRCAVCHGPSGEGGVKNPNADPDGVIPNLYDLADAFTFSDLKGKLLKGAHPAKVEESGPEPILDMPSWKEAFSEDEVDAMAQYLFSLKPSLVSEKEEKEEEEP, encoded by the coding sequence GTGAGAGACAAAGGAGCGCGCAATCTCGTTTTTCTTGTGGTTTTTATTGGAGCCAATCTGTTTTCCTTCTACGGTTTTTTAGCCTACCGCGCGAGACTATGGAGCCCTCTTTGGGCAATCCAGCCTACTGAAAAAGAGTTTACATCAGTTCCCGGACTTGCGGCGGATGGAGAGGATTCCCCTACGGCCCGTGGACGTCGTCTTTATCGGGAATTTCGCTGCGCTGTCTGTCACGGGCCCAGCGGCGAAGGAGGGGTTAAAAATCCCAACGCCGATCCGGACGGTGTAATTCCCAACCTCTACGACCTGGCCGATGCCTTTACGTTTAGTGACCTTAAGGGCAAGCTCCTCAAAGGAGCTCATCCTGCCAAGGTTGAAGAAAGTGGCCCGGAGCCAATTCTTGACATGCCTTCCTGGAAGGAAGCGTTTTCTGAAGATGAAGTAGACGCGATGGCCCAATATCTTTTCAGTCTCAAACCTTCTCTAGTGAGCGAGAAAGAGGAGAAGGAGGAAGAGGAACCTTGA
- a CDS encoding slipin family protein, whose translation MGIHPLTLSLFVAFAALGGFASVRLGNPLLAIAGAIIGLTIVLSVRIARQWQKAVILRLGKFQGMRGPGLFGILPFFDTIPYWIDLRTVTTPFAAEQTLTKDSVPVDVDAVLFWRVVDPMKAALEVENYREAISWSSQTALRDIIGETDLAEMLVGRRKIDTRLCQMIDERTESWGIKALSVEIRDVKIPVALQNAMSMQAQAERERQARLILGDSELQIADKFRQASRAYSETPVALHLRAMNILLEGMRQNSTVVIVPSSAVETMGLGAMSGLTSLAKEFAGPKNMAPSEKESEKTAK comes from the coding sequence ATGGGTATTCATCCACTGACACTAAGTCTGTTCGTGGCCTTTGCGGCCTTGGGGGGATTCGCCAGCGTTCGGTTGGGCAATCCTTTGTTGGCGATTGCCGGGGCAATCATAGGCCTGACCATAGTCTTATCGGTGCGTATTGCCCGCCAGTGGCAGAAGGCCGTGATCTTGAGGCTGGGTAAGTTTCAAGGCATGCGCGGCCCGGGTCTTTTTGGAATCCTGCCGTTTTTTGACACGATTCCATACTGGATTGATCTTAGAACGGTCACCACACCGTTTGCTGCAGAGCAAACGCTAACTAAAGACAGCGTTCCCGTAGATGTGGACGCGGTGCTCTTTTGGAGAGTGGTAGATCCTATGAAAGCGGCCTTAGAAGTGGAAAATTATCGGGAAGCGATTTCCTGGTCTTCTCAGACGGCATTGAGAGACATCATCGGCGAAACAGACTTGGCCGAGATGCTGGTGGGACGACGAAAAATTGACACCCGACTATGCCAGATGATTGATGAGCGCACGGAATCTTGGGGAATTAAAGCGCTTTCCGTAGAAATCAGGGACGTCAAAATTCCCGTGGCTCTTCAAAATGCCATGTCTATGCAGGCTCAGGCCGAAAGAGAACGTCAGGCGCGCTTAATCCTGGGAGACTCGGAGCTTCAGATAGCCGACAAGTTCAGGCAAGCCTCCAGAGCTTACTCGGAAACCCCGGTGGCCCTGCATCTGCGGGCGATGAACATTCTTTTGGAGGGGATGCGCCAAAATTCAACGGTTGTGATTGTGCCTTCCAGCGCGGTAGAAACAATGGGTCTAGGAGCCATGTCAGGATTGACCTCCTTGGCCAAGGAGTTTGCTGGACCCAAAAATATGGCGCCTTCAGAAAAAGAATCGGAAAAGACGGCGAAGTAG
- a CDS encoding cytochrome c3 family protein yields MSKEELYGWLGWLAVVLVLIASGWWTYQRWEVSQPVPFDHKKHVDFGIACDACHVGAKDEIRASVPNTPICALCHQPGQASPKTPKTLEGYIQEMKTIPWKKIYKAPQHVRFSHKRHVEMGKLDCKVCHGDIGKMERPVARQAVPLEMEGCMECHRRERVTTDCMACHK; encoded by the coding sequence GTGTCCAAGGAAGAGTTGTACGGCTGGCTTGGCTGGTTAGCCGTCGTTCTTGTGCTTATCGCGTCGGGGTGGTGGACCTACCAGAGATGGGAGGTTTCTCAGCCTGTCCCCTTTGACCACAAAAAACATGTTGATTTTGGGATTGCCTGCGATGCGTGCCATGTAGGGGCCAAGGACGAGATCCGCGCCAGCGTTCCCAACACCCCCATCTGCGCCTTATGTCATCAACCTGGCCAAGCGAGCCCCAAGACCCCAAAAACTCTTGAGGGATATATTCAAGAAATGAAAACGATCCCGTGGAAAAAAATTTACAAGGCGCCCCAGCATGTTCGGTTTTCCCACAAACGCCACGTGGAGATGGGGAAATTGGATTGTAAGGTTTGCCACGGTGATATCGGAAAAATGGAAAGGCCAGTTGCCAGGCAGGCGGTGCCTCTTGAGATGGAGGGATGTATGGAATGCCACAGGAGGGAAAGGGTAACGACAGATTGCATGGCGTGCCACAAATAG
- a CDS encoding molybdopterin-dependent oxidoreductase: MEISRRNLFKWAGFLGAGLALPKVVKAKVLTPKEKPLPYLDSEVYKPAVCKLCPALCMLQIRVVNGSPVGVAGMQGHPISQGAHCPKGGAILQDLYHPDRLRSPMRQTGPRDSGQWERISWDEAHQILHDKLFDLIRRGKPEALAMLAAPIRDIRHEIQKRFAQIFGTSNFWEWNWPLATGPLDAFKTMHGTSEGLFYDLANANLVVSFGWDWLQSFLSPVEAQRAFSLLRRARLERRTRMIQIEPRLSVTASKADEWISIKPDTEGVLALGVAHVLIQENLYDKNFIVQWASGFEEFKKLVLKEYEPQKVSEIVGIKTDQIFQIAHEMASIRPALAITCRTSRFNQIAVHSLNALVGSIGVKRGILATEAEKYQLTLPPLSIPKPKTEPIASLDGIPEAILAPSSSPIEILWMERVNPVFLSPQPAQWKKVMEKIPFIISFSSFLDESSQMADIVLPPHHSLEAWQYGFSPTLEGHGVISFAPPVIDPIYNTGDHGDFILGLAKSLGQRFASAFPWETFVESLQKAVKKAGADEPMKKGGWWEYQAEIANIASTIKTGSKKIKLASEALTSVVEGAQDPSHPLRLYIHVPMAYSFGEGAHLPYLHSLAGAHLGEQWETWVEIHPYTAKRLGIADKQEIWVESLAAKIKARARLYEGIREDTVSVPFGLGHTALGRYARGIGSNPGELLSSEMDVSGQIAWQRARVKVYGA; encoded by the coding sequence ATGGAAATTTCACGCAGAAATTTGTTTAAGTGGGCCGGTTTTTTGGGAGCAGGACTGGCTCTGCCCAAGGTTGTTAAGGCCAAGGTCCTGACCCCAAAAGAAAAACCCCTGCCCTATCTTGATTCTGAGGTCTATAAGCCTGCCGTCTGCAAGCTCTGCCCTGCGCTTTGCATGCTTCAAATCAGGGTGGTCAATGGTAGTCCCGTTGGGGTCGCTGGAATGCAGGGGCACCCCATAAGCCAAGGGGCGCATTGCCCGAAGGGAGGGGCTATTCTTCAGGATCTCTATCATCCGGACCGGTTGCGCTCGCCTATGCGTCAGACGGGACCGAGAGACTCTGGCCAATGGGAGAGAATCTCCTGGGATGAGGCTCATCAGATTCTTCATGACAAGCTTTTCGATTTAATTCGTCGCGGTAAACCCGAAGCGTTGGCCATGCTAGCCGCTCCCATAAGGGACATCCGCCACGAAATTCAGAAGCGTTTTGCCCAAATTTTTGGCACGTCCAACTTCTGGGAATGGAATTGGCCTTTGGCAACAGGGCCTTTGGACGCGTTTAAGACCATGCACGGAACCTCCGAGGGATTGTTTTATGATCTCGCCAACGCCAATCTTGTTGTTTCTTTCGGATGGGATTGGCTCCAATCTTTTCTCTCTCCGGTCGAGGCGCAAAGGGCCTTTAGCCTGCTTCGGCGCGCAAGATTAGAGAGAAGGACCAGGATGATTCAGATAGAACCAAGGCTCTCCGTCACCGCCAGCAAGGCTGACGAGTGGATTTCCATCAAGCCCGATACCGAGGGAGTTCTTGCGCTGGGCGTGGCCCATGTGTTGATTCAAGAGAACCTCTACGACAAAAATTTTATCGTTCAATGGGCATCTGGTTTTGAGGAATTCAAAAAACTGGTTCTTAAGGAATATGAGCCTCAAAAGGTTTCCGAGATCGTTGGGATTAAGACCGACCAGATTTTTCAGATCGCCCATGAAATGGCTTCCATTCGTCCTGCTTTGGCCATTACCTGCCGCACGAGCCGTTTTAACCAAATCGCCGTTCACAGCTTAAACGCCCTTGTAGGTTCGATTGGAGTCAAGCGCGGAATATTGGCAACGGAAGCCGAAAAATATCAATTAACCTTGCCTCCCCTATCAATTCCTAAACCCAAGACCGAACCCATTGCGTCTCTTGACGGAATTCCTGAGGCCATCCTTGCGCCTTCCTCGAGCCCCATCGAGATTCTTTGGATGGAACGAGTCAATCCCGTATTTTTAAGCCCCCAACCTGCCCAATGGAAAAAGGTTATGGAAAAGATTCCCTTTATCATCAGCTTTTCATCTTTTTTGGATGAGTCATCTCAAATGGCGGATATTGTGCTCCCTCCTCATCACTCCCTGGAGGCTTGGCAGTATGGGTTTTCACCCACCCTTGAGGGTCATGGAGTGATCAGCTTCGCACCTCCGGTGATTGACCCGATTTACAACACTGGGGATCATGGAGATTTTATCTTGGGCTTGGCTAAATCCTTGGGGCAAAGATTTGCTTCGGCGTTCCCTTGGGAGACCTTCGTGGAGAGCCTTCAAAAAGCTGTCAAAAAAGCCGGAGCGGACGAGCCTATGAAAAAAGGTGGTTGGTGGGAATATCAAGCTGAGATCGCTAACATCGCCTCCACCATAAAAACCGGATCAAAAAAAATCAAGCTTGCCTCTGAGGCTCTGACATCGGTGGTTGAGGGGGCTCAAGACCCTTCTCATCCTCTTAGGCTTTATATTCACGTTCCCATGGCCTATTCTTTTGGGGAGGGGGCACATCTCCCTTATCTGCACAGCCTAGCTGGAGCGCATCTTGGCGAGCAGTGGGAGACCTGGGTGGAAATTCATCCTTATACGGCAAAAAGATTGGGTATTGCTGACAAACAGGAGATTTGGGTGGAGTCTTTGGCCGCCAAGATCAAAGCGCGCGCCAGACTCTATGAAGGCATCCGAGAGGATACGGTATCCGTTCCATTTGGCTTGGGTCATACGGCCCTGGGGCGCTATGCCCGGGGGATCGGAAGCAATCCCGGAGAGCTTCTCTCCAGCGAGATGGATGTGTCGGGCCAAATTGCCTGGCAAAGAGCTCGGGTAAAAGTTTATGGCGCTTGA
- a CDS encoding 4Fe-4S dicluster domain-containing protein → MGSFAALVSRGFTFEFNSNEHAASRGHPRWGMVIDLDRCTGCQSCVVACSVENNQMLGSPEEAAMGRIIRWLKILPKTESEGSRVRQSLIPMPCQQCDDPPCTRVCPTSATFINPEGIVGQVYDRCIGCRYCVNACPYTCKFFNWGKSQWPKEVEQSFNPDVSVRDKGVVEKCLFCHHRLQRAKDAAREEGRDIQEGDYVTACQAACPAQAITFGNLNNLNSAVSRLASSHRAFKILDDLGTHPKVVYLKEG, encoded by the coding sequence ATGGGTTCGTTCGCGGCATTGGTCAGTCGCGGCTTTACGTTCGAATTCAATAGCAATGAACACGCTGCTTCAAGAGGCCATCCCCGCTGGGGAATGGTGATTGACCTTGACCGCTGCACAGGCTGCCAGAGCTGCGTTGTGGCCTGCTCCGTGGAGAACAACCAGATGTTAGGAAGCCCTGAGGAAGCTGCTATGGGAAGGATCATCCGATGGCTCAAGATTCTCCCTAAGACGGAGTCAGAGGGTTCCCGCGTGCGTCAAAGTTTAATTCCCATGCCCTGCCAGCAGTGCGATGACCCTCCCTGTACTCGGGTTTGTCCCACCTCGGCCACCTTTATTAATCCTGAGGGGATCGTGGGTCAAGTTTATGACCGCTGTATCGGCTGCCGTTACTGCGTAAATGCTTGTCCTTATACCTGCAAGTTTTTTAATTGGGGCAAGTCCCAATGGCCAAAAGAGGTGGAACAATCCTTTAACCCAGATGTTTCCGTACGCGACAAGGGAGTCGTAGAAAAATGTCTCTTTTGCCACCATCGCCTTCAAAGAGCCAAGGATGCGGCCAGAGAGGAGGGCCGGGATATTCAGGAGGGAGACTATGTGACGGCCTGCCAGGCGGCTTGTCCGGCCCAGGCCATTACGTTTGGGAACCTTAATAACCTCAACAGCGCCGTTTCGAGGCTAGCTTCCAGTCATCGCGCATTCAAGATACTGGATGATCTCGGCACCCATCCGAAGGTCGTCTATCTAAAGGAGGGGTGA
- the nrfD gene encoding polysulfide reductase NrfD yields MSELMDKELKNSNVRFSWPVPQPEEVHDVESEVLKPITNEPTTAFYATTAILATVFLAGVAAWAWQIINGLKVTGLNVPVFWGLYIVNFVFFIGVSHAGTLISAILRITDAAWRTPFTRVAESITIASLPFAASSVIVDLGRPDRFLNVILYPHLTSPILWDVLCISTYLLMSCLYFYIALVPDIALCRDRLTGLAAWRSHFYRLLALDWQGTPQQKRLHHQLMSVLSILLLALVISVHTNVGFIFGMTTKPGWHSAAIGPYFVVGAAFQGLGGLAAIIVLVRRWFHLEWIITEERLAPLKKFFLAVACFWAYFTLVEFLTTYYGRHTAEMEVFWAKLTGEFWLPTWGMLTFCLFIPLPLLALSRWRITTALLIAGISVNIGMWLERYTIVVPSGARPYLSWGIGHYNPSWVEWTITAGWFAGFCLFFLVLTRLFPILTVWEVQEEKEGSH; encoded by the coding sequence ATGAGCGAATTGATGGACAAGGAGCTTAAAAATTCAAACGTACGATTTTCCTGGCCTGTGCCCCAGCCTGAGGAAGTGCACGACGTTGAATCGGAGGTGTTAAAGCCGATAACAAATGAGCCAACCACGGCTTTCTACGCGACGACGGCCATACTTGCTACGGTGTTCTTAGCCGGTGTCGCGGCCTGGGCGTGGCAGATCATCAATGGTCTCAAGGTAACGGGCCTCAATGTTCCCGTGTTTTGGGGGTTATACATCGTCAACTTCGTGTTCTTCATCGGCGTGTCGCACGCCGGAACGCTCATCTCGGCTATCTTGAGGATCACTGACGCGGCCTGGAGAACGCCTTTTACGCGGGTCGCTGAAAGCATCACTATTGCGAGCCTTCCTTTTGCTGCGAGCTCCGTCATCGTGGACCTGGGCCGGCCGGACCGGTTCTTAAACGTCATCTTGTATCCGCACCTCACCTCGCCCATCCTTTGGGATGTCCTGTGCATCAGCACCTATCTCCTCATGTCTTGTTTGTACTTTTACATAGCTTTGGTGCCGGATATCGCGCTTTGCCGGGACCGCTTGACAGGACTAGCTGCCTGGCGCTCGCATTTTTACCGGCTCCTGGCGCTCGACTGGCAAGGGACCCCGCAGCAGAAGCGGTTGCATCATCAACTGATGTCGGTCTTATCCATCCTGCTCCTGGCCCTTGTTATTTCCGTGCATACGAACGTTGGGTTCATTTTCGGAATGACTACAAAGCCAGGTTGGCATAGCGCCGCGATTGGACCCTATTTCGTGGTTGGGGCAGCTTTCCAGGGCTTGGGGGGTCTCGCTGCGATTATCGTTCTAGTACGCCGGTGGTTTCATCTTGAGTGGATTATTACGGAGGAGCGCTTGGCGCCTTTGAAGAAGTTTTTTCTGGCCGTGGCCTGCTTCTGGGCTTATTTCACTCTGGTCGAATTTTTGACCACGTATTACGGCCGGCATACGGCGGAGATGGAGGTGTTTTGGGCCAAGCTTACCGGCGAATTCTGGCTGCCGACCTGGGGCATGCTGACTTTTTGCCTGTTCATCCCGTTGCCGCTATTGGCCTTAAGCCGCTGGCGTATTACTACGGCCCTTCTTATCGCAGGAATTTCAGTCAACATCGGGATGTGGTTGGAACGCTATACCATTGTTGTCCCCAGCGGAGCGAGGCCCTACCTTTCATGGGGCATCGGCCACTATAATCCAAGTTGGGTGGAGTGGACGATTACGGCAGGTTGGTTTGCGGGATTTTGTTTATTCTTTTTGGTGCTCACTCGTTTATTTCCGATATTGACTGTTTGGGAAGTTCAAGAAGAAAAAGAAGGCTCCCACTGA